A stretch of Myxococcus hansupus DNA encodes these proteins:
- a CDS encoding TonB-dependent receptor family protein yields the protein MALFEHKKMRARSWTLPALLLAWASPAAAQTESSQAPEAATVPEAQDAAPAQDAGAEVQAPTEPAAESVTGTEAPLAGDAPLATGTPTGAPLVLEPSPEAVEKKFESVVVGTSEARTSGSIHVLKPAQLERFERDDPEAILRTVPGVYARGEDGFGLRPNVGLRGVNPDRSKKVTLLEDGILFGPAPYSAPAAYYFPLATRMQGIRVLKGPSAIQQGPQTVGGSVEFLTRDIPASESIWLDVAGGGYLYGKAHGVFGASTERAGFLLEGVHLRSNGFKELDTIGGNTGFNRNEWMAKGRYLLVPEGPVRQTLNVKLGYSDEDSNETYLGLSDADFAANPLRRYVSSALDHMKWHRTQVVLSHELEAGSLAVTTSVYRHDLTRAWRKVNRFRGTSVASVLADPTSARNAIYYGVLTGELDSSSTQDALMIGPNDRTYVSQGLQSVARWSGTTGPLSHNVEFGARYHFDSIDRLHTEDAFLMQGGRLVHANEPTYTTANNKDSTNAFALHATDAIGWGPLVLTPGVRMEIIRSHSVNRLTDTESRGAVEVLMPGMGVYGALTRELGLFAGAYRGFSPPAPGQPDTVLPEKSINYEAGARWTRRGERLEAVGFFNDYSNLTDICTFSSGCLNDDLDRQTDAGKAYIYGLEVFGEKTFRPGGGLTFPTSLSYTFTRTRLREDFQSADPQFGNVRAGDELPYVPRHQLYATAGVETSFGGLFLSALYVDSMRERAGQGEAAPGDLTDAMLTFDANANWNFSRWGQVYLSVRNILDEQVVLSRRPYGARPNAPRTFILGFKLNV from the coding sequence ATGGCACTGTTCGAGCACAAGAAGATGCGGGCGCGGAGCTGGACGCTTCCAGCGCTCTTGCTGGCATGGGCATCCCCTGCCGCGGCGCAGACCGAGTCGTCCCAGGCCCCCGAGGCCGCCACGGTCCCCGAGGCGCAGGACGCGGCTCCGGCGCAGGACGCCGGCGCGGAGGTCCAGGCGCCCACGGAACCGGCCGCCGAGTCCGTGACGGGCACCGAAGCGCCCCTGGCGGGTGATGCACCCCTGGCCACCGGAACCCCCACGGGCGCGCCGCTCGTGCTGGAGCCCTCGCCGGAGGCCGTCGAGAAGAAATTCGAAAGCGTGGTGGTGGGCACGTCGGAGGCGCGCACGAGCGGCTCCATCCACGTGCTGAAGCCCGCGCAGTTGGAGCGCTTCGAGCGGGATGACCCCGAGGCCATCCTGCGGACGGTTCCCGGCGTCTACGCGCGAGGCGAGGACGGCTTCGGCTTGCGGCCGAACGTAGGTCTGCGCGGCGTGAACCCGGACCGCAGCAAGAAGGTCACGCTCCTGGAGGATGGCATCCTCTTTGGTCCCGCGCCGTACTCGGCGCCCGCGGCCTACTACTTCCCGCTCGCCACGCGCATGCAGGGCATCCGCGTCCTCAAGGGCCCCTCGGCCATCCAGCAGGGGCCGCAGACGGTGGGCGGCTCCGTGGAGTTCCTCACCCGGGACATCCCCGCGTCGGAGTCCATCTGGCTGGACGTTGCGGGCGGCGGGTACCTCTACGGCAAGGCGCACGGCGTCTTCGGCGCGAGCACCGAGCGCGCGGGCTTCCTGCTCGAAGGCGTCCACCTGCGCAGCAACGGCTTCAAGGAGCTGGACACGATTGGCGGCAACACGGGCTTCAACCGCAACGAGTGGATGGCCAAGGGCCGCTACCTGCTCGTCCCGGAAGGTCCGGTCCGCCAGACGCTCAACGTCAAGCTGGGCTACTCCGACGAGGACTCGAACGAGACCTACCTGGGGCTCAGTGATGCGGACTTCGCGGCGAATCCGCTGCGCCGCTACGTCTCCAGCGCGCTGGACCACATGAAGTGGCACCGCACGCAGGTCGTCCTCAGCCACGAGCTGGAGGCGGGCTCCCTGGCGGTGACGACCTCCGTGTACCGTCACGACCTGACGCGCGCCTGGCGCAAGGTGAACCGCTTCCGCGGCACGTCCGTCGCCAGCGTGTTGGCGGACCCGACGAGCGCGCGCAACGCCATCTATTACGGCGTGCTCACCGGTGAGCTCGACAGCTCGTCCACGCAGGACGCGCTGATGATTGGTCCCAATGACCGGACCTACGTGTCCCAGGGACTCCAGAGCGTGGCCCGCTGGAGCGGCACCACGGGGCCGCTGAGTCACAACGTCGAGTTCGGCGCGCGCTACCACTTCGACAGCATCGACCGCCTGCACACCGAGGACGCGTTCCTCATGCAGGGCGGCCGGCTGGTTCACGCGAACGAGCCCACGTACACCACCGCCAACAACAAGGACTCCACGAACGCCTTCGCCCTGCACGCGACGGACGCCATCGGCTGGGGGCCGCTGGTCCTGACGCCGGGCGTCCGGATGGAGATCATCCGCTCGCACTCCGTGAACCGCCTGACGGACACGGAGTCGCGCGGCGCGGTCGAGGTGCTGATGCCCGGCATGGGCGTCTATGGCGCGCTCACGCGGGAGCTGGGCCTGTTCGCGGGCGCCTATCGCGGCTTCTCGCCTCCGGCGCCCGGTCAGCCCGACACGGTGCTCCCCGAGAAGAGCATCAACTACGAGGCGGGCGCCCGGTGGACGCGGCGGGGCGAGCGGTTGGAGGCGGTGGGCTTCTTCAACGACTACTCGAACCTCACCGACATCTGCACGTTCTCCAGCGGCTGCCTCAACGACGACCTCGACCGGCAGACGGACGCGGGCAAGGCGTACATCTATGGCCTGGAGGTCTTCGGCGAGAAGACGTTCCGCCCGGGCGGCGGGCTGACGTTCCCCACCTCGCTGTCGTACACGTTCACCCGCACGCGGCTGCGCGAGGACTTCCAGTCCGCGGATCCGCAGTTCGGCAACGTGCGCGCGGGCGACGAGCTGCCCTATGTGCCGCGGCACCAGCTCTACGCCACCGCGGGCGTGGAGACGTCCTTCGGCGGCCTGTTCCTGAGCGCCCTTTACGTGGACTCCATGCGCGAGCGCGCGGGGCAGGGTGAGGCGGCTCCGGGGGATTTGACGGACGCGATGCTCACGTTCGACGCCAACGCGAACTGGAACTTCTCGCGCTGGGGCCAGGTGTACCTGAGCGTGCGCAACATCCTGGACGAGCAGGTCGTCCTGTCCCGCCGTCCGTACGGTGCGCGGCCCAACGCGCCTCGCACCTTCATCCTGGGCTTCAAGCTGAACGTGTGA
- the fni gene encoding type 2 isopentenyl-diphosphate Delta-isomerase, producing the protein MGDDLTARRKDAHLDLCSTGDVEPAGNNTLLECVKLVHCAMPEMAADDVDLSTPFLGKRLRYPLLVTGMTGGTERAGAVNCDLARLAEKHGLAFGVGSQRAMSEDASRAASFQVRQVAPTVALLGNIGMFQAISLGVDGTRRLVDGIGADGLALHLNAGQELTQPEGDRDFRGGYQVVELLVRAFGDRLLVKETGCGIGPDVARRLADLGVRNIDVSGLGGTSWVRVEQLRASGVQAQLGAEFSAWGIPTAAAVASVRRAVGSGVQLVASGGLRTGLDAAKALALGADVAGLALPLFRAQQAGGFEGAEAALELLLGGLRQALILTGSRSCAELRQRPRVVTGELKDWLAAL; encoded by the coding sequence ATGGGCGACGACCTCACAGCCAGACGCAAGGACGCGCATCTCGACCTTTGCAGCACCGGCGACGTCGAGCCCGCGGGCAACAACACCCTGCTCGAGTGTGTGAAACTGGTCCACTGCGCCATGCCAGAGATGGCGGCGGATGATGTCGACCTGTCCACCCCTTTCCTGGGCAAGCGGCTGCGCTACCCCTTGCTCGTCACCGGGATGACCGGCGGCACGGAGCGCGCGGGCGCGGTGAATTGCGACCTGGCGCGGCTCGCGGAGAAGCACGGCCTGGCCTTTGGCGTGGGCAGTCAGCGCGCCATGTCCGAGGACGCCTCCCGGGCCGCGTCGTTCCAGGTCCGGCAGGTGGCGCCCACGGTGGCGCTGCTGGGCAACATCGGCATGTTCCAGGCCATCTCGCTGGGCGTGGATGGCACGCGCCGTTTGGTGGATGGCATTGGCGCGGACGGCCTGGCCTTGCACCTCAACGCGGGGCAGGAGCTCACGCAGCCCGAGGGCGACCGGGACTTCCGGGGCGGCTACCAGGTGGTGGAGCTGCTGGTGCGCGCCTTTGGGGACCGGCTGCTCGTGAAGGAGACGGGGTGCGGCATTGGCCCGGACGTCGCCCGGCGGCTGGCGGACCTGGGCGTGCGGAACATCGACGTGTCCGGTCTGGGCGGGACGTCCTGGGTGCGCGTGGAACAACTTCGCGCGTCGGGCGTACAAGCTCAATTGGGTGCGGAATTCAGTGCGTGGGGCATCCCCACGGCGGCGGCGGTGGCCTCCGTGCGGCGGGCGGTGGGCTCGGGCGTTCAGTTGGTGGCGAGCGGAGGGCTCCGGACGGGCCTGGACGCGGCCAAGGCGCTGGCGTTGGGGGCGGACGTGGCGGGGTTGGCGTTGCCGTTGTTCCGCGCGCAGCAGGCGGGCGGATTCGAAGGGGCGGAGGCGGCACTGGAGCTGCTCCTGGGCGGGCTGCGGCAGGCGCTCATCCTGACGGGAAGCAGAAGCTGCGCTGAATTGAGGCAGCGGCCCCGGGTGGTCACCGGAGAGTTGAAGGATTGGTTGGCGGCGCTGTAG
- a CDS encoding hydroxymethylglutaryl-CoA reductase, degradative gives MSDTVTSRLPGFHKLPMEERHAHLSRMFRLTPEDVQQLLGSEALQPVLANQMIENAVGTFSLPLGLGLNLQVNGRDYLVPMAVEEPSVVAAVSFAAKIVREAGGFIGEADASLMIGQVQVSRYGDPTVATERILAHKEQLLALANSFHPAMVARGGGAKDVEVRVLPAPEGPRGEPLLIVHLIIDAQEAMGANLINTMAEGVAPLVEQITGGKVYLRILSNLADRRLARAMCRIPVPLLADFEMPAEEIAEGITQASRFAEADPYRAATHNKGVMNGIDSVAIATGQDWRAIEAGAHAFACRNGQYRPLSTWYLEEGHLVGRIELPMALGTVGGPIKIHPGVQMALKLMQTTSVRELAMVFAAVGLAQNFAALRALGSVGIQKGHMAMHARCVAVTAGARGDWVEKIANLLVKAGHVKVEKARELLASLPAEDAAAATGTTV, from the coding sequence ATGTCTGACACCGTGACGTCCCGGCTCCCCGGGTTCCACAAGCTTCCGATGGAGGAGCGCCACGCGCACCTCTCCCGCATGTTCCGGCTCACGCCCGAGGACGTGCAGCAGCTCCTGGGCTCGGAGGCGCTGCAGCCCGTCCTGGCGAACCAGATGATCGAGAACGCGGTGGGGACCTTCTCCCTGCCGCTCGGCCTGGGGCTCAACCTCCAGGTCAACGGGCGCGACTACCTGGTGCCCATGGCGGTGGAGGAGCCCTCCGTCGTGGCGGCGGTGTCCTTCGCGGCGAAGATCGTCCGCGAGGCGGGCGGCTTCATCGGCGAGGCGGACGCGTCGCTGATGATTGGCCAGGTGCAGGTGTCCCGGTACGGCGACCCCACGGTGGCCACCGAGCGCATCCTGGCGCACAAGGAGCAGCTCCTCGCGCTGGCCAACAGCTTCCACCCGGCCATGGTGGCGCGTGGCGGCGGGGCGAAGGACGTCGAGGTTCGCGTGCTGCCGGCCCCCGAGGGCCCGCGCGGCGAGCCGCTGCTCATCGTCCACCTCATCATCGACGCCCAGGAGGCGATGGGGGCCAACCTCATCAACACCATGGCGGAGGGCGTGGCGCCGCTCGTCGAGCAGATCACCGGCGGCAAGGTGTACCTGCGCATCCTCTCCAACCTGGCGGACCGCCGGCTGGCGCGCGCCATGTGCCGCATCCCCGTCCCGCTGCTGGCGGACTTCGAGATGCCGGCCGAGGAGATCGCCGAAGGCATCACCCAGGCCAGCCGCTTCGCGGAGGCCGACCCGTACCGCGCCGCCACGCACAACAAGGGCGTGATGAACGGCATCGACTCGGTGGCCATCGCCACGGGGCAGGACTGGCGCGCCATTGAAGCGGGCGCGCACGCGTTCGCCTGCCGCAACGGTCAGTACCGGCCGCTGTCCACCTGGTACCTGGAAGAGGGCCACCTGGTGGGCCGCATCGAGCTGCCCATGGCGCTGGGCACGGTGGGCGGGCCCATCAAGATCCACCCGGGCGTGCAGATGGCGCTCAAGCTGATGCAGACCACCAGCGTGCGTGAGCTGGCCATGGTGTTCGCGGCGGTGGGACTGGCGCAGAACTTCGCGGCGCTCCGAGCGCTGGGCAGCGTGGGCATCCAGAAGGGCCACATGGCCATGCACGCGCGCTGCGTGGCGGTGACGGCGGGTGCTCGCGGCGACTGGGTGGAGAAGATCGCCAACCTGCTCGTGAAGGCGGGACACGTGAAGGTGGAGAAGGCCCGCGAGCTGCTGGCCAGCCTCCCCGCCGAGGATGCCGCGGCCGCGACCGGCACCACGGTTTGA
- the mvk gene encoding mevalonate kinase encodes MAPSSESLSAFGAGKVILLGEHSVVYGHPALAGPLSQGVTARAVPSKSCQLALPARLNRLQREQLTAAFARAAEATGAPPVKVSLEADLPLAVGLGSSAALSVACSRLLLQAAGKAPSSKDAVRVAWAMEQEFHGSPSGLDHTTSAMEQLVLYRRKPGAAKGTGQVVDSPRPLHVVVTLAGERSPTKKTVGALRERQARWPARYERLFTEIGRVSAEGAKAVSAGDLEALGDAMNVNQGLLAALGLSSPPLEEMIYRLRELGALGAKLTGAGGDGGAVIGLFLEPKPVVTKLTRMGVRCFSSQLAGPRAS; translated from the coding sequence GTGGCCCCTTCTTCTGAATCCCTGTCGGCCTTTGGCGCCGGCAAGGTCATCCTGCTGGGCGAGCACAGCGTCGTGTACGGACACCCGGCCCTGGCCGGGCCGCTGTCCCAGGGCGTGACGGCGCGCGCCGTGCCGTCGAAGTCCTGCCAGCTCGCGTTGCCCGCCAGGCTCAACCGGTTGCAGCGCGAGCAGCTCACGGCGGCGTTCGCCCGCGCGGCCGAGGCCACGGGGGCGCCCCCGGTGAAGGTGTCCCTGGAGGCGGACCTGCCGCTGGCGGTGGGGCTGGGCAGCTCGGCCGCGTTGTCGGTGGCGTGCTCGCGGCTGTTGCTCCAGGCGGCGGGGAAGGCGCCCTCGTCGAAGGACGCGGTGCGCGTGGCGTGGGCCATGGAGCAGGAGTTCCACGGCTCGCCCTCGGGCCTGGACCACACCACCAGCGCGATGGAGCAGCTCGTCCTCTACCGGCGCAAGCCGGGGGCGGCCAAGGGGACGGGGCAGGTGGTGGACAGTCCCCGGCCGCTGCACGTGGTGGTGACGCTCGCGGGTGAGCGCAGCCCCACGAAGAAGACGGTGGGTGCGCTGCGGGAGCGGCAGGCCCGCTGGCCCGCGCGCTATGAGCGCTTGTTCACGGAGATTGGACGGGTGTCCGCCGAAGGCGCGAAGGCGGTGTCCGCGGGCGACCTGGAGGCGTTGGGTGACGCGATGAACGTCAACCAGGGACTCCTGGCGGCGCTGGGCCTGTCGTCGCCGCCGTTGGAAGAGATGATCTACCGGCTGCGGGAGCTGGGGGCGCTGGGCGCCAAGCTCACCGGCGCGGGTGGAGATGGTGGGGCCGTCATTGGCCTGTTCCTCGAGCCCAAGCCGGTGGTGACGAAGCTCACCCGGATGGGCGTGCGCTGCTTCAGCAGCCAGCTCGCGGGTCCGCGGGCGTCGTGA
- the mvaD gene encoding diphosphomevalonate decarboxylase → MKATALAHPNIALVKYWGKRDDALILPHQSSLSLTLSPLSVTTTVEFGVASDQVELNGHTAKGSERDRVLRLLDVIRTQSKAELGPSKVVSRGDFPMAAGLASSAAGFAALAVAGRAAAGLSSEPREASILARLGSGSACRSVQGGFCEWQRGERPDGEDSFAVQRFDAAHWPDLRMVVAILDRGEKEVKSRDGMKLTVDTSPYYPAWVKDAEAEVVQSRALIAQRDLQGLGELCERNAWRMHATSFAANPPLSYMNAGTLGLIQHLKEQRKKGIPVWFTLDAGPNPVLLTDAAHEVAAEALARACGAVDVIRCTPGGDAVLKQEHLF, encoded by the coding sequence ATGAAAGCCACAGCTCTGGCGCATCCCAACATCGCCCTGGTGAAGTACTGGGGGAAGCGGGACGACGCGCTGATTCTTCCGCACCAGTCCAGCCTGTCCCTCACGCTGTCCCCGCTGTCGGTGACGACGACGGTGGAGTTTGGCGTGGCGAGCGACCAGGTGGAGCTCAACGGACACACCGCGAAGGGCAGCGAGCGCGACCGCGTGCTGCGCCTCTTGGATGTGATTCGGACGCAGTCGAAGGCGGAGCTGGGCCCGTCCAAGGTGGTGTCGCGCGGCGACTTCCCCATGGCCGCGGGCCTGGCCAGCAGCGCGGCGGGTTTCGCGGCGCTGGCGGTGGCGGGACGCGCGGCGGCGGGCCTGTCGTCGGAGCCTCGCGAGGCGAGCATCCTGGCGCGGTTGGGCAGTGGCTCCGCGTGCCGCAGCGTGCAGGGTGGTTTTTGCGAGTGGCAGCGCGGCGAGCGTCCGGATGGTGAGGACAGCTTCGCGGTGCAGCGCTTCGACGCGGCCCATTGGCCGGACCTGCGCATGGTGGTGGCGATTCTCGACCGCGGCGAGAAAGAGGTGAAGTCGCGGGATGGGATGAAGCTCACGGTGGACACCAGCCCGTACTACCCGGCGTGGGTGAAGGACGCCGAGGCGGAGGTGGTCCAGTCCCGTGCGCTCATCGCCCAGCGAGATTTGCAGGGCCTGGGCGAGCTGTGCGAGCGCAACGCCTGGCGCATGCACGCGACGTCCTTCGCCGCCAATCCGCCGCTGAGCTACATGAACGCCGGCACGCTGGGGCTCATCCAGCACCTGAAGGAGCAGCGCAAGAAGGGCATTCCGGTGTGGTTCACGCTGGACGCGGGCCCGAACCCGGTGCTGCTGACGGACGCCGCGCACGAGGTCGCCGCGGAGGCGCTGGCTCGCGCGTGCGGCGCGGTGGATGTGATTCGGTGCACGCCCGGTGGTGACGCGGTGCTGAAGCAGGAGCACCTGTTCTGA
- a CDS encoding mevalonate kinase family protein, giving the protein MERALSAPGKLFLSGEYAVLWGGVARLAAVAPRTAAYVRRRADARVHVCLEEGTLAGSTTPLGVRWEREVPAGFSFVARALDEALRAHGRASAGFDLAVAPSAVGPNGQKLGMGGSACATVLAAEGARYVLEERYDALKLALLAHTAGQGGKGSGGDVATSFAGSVLRYRRYDVAPLIEASNTGRLRAALAESPSVDVWRLPSPRVSMAYAFTGESASTRVLIGQVEARLEASGRQHFVERSDLLGHAIEDGLAGGDFRAFSEAVKAQHALLLELGPLETEGMRRVLALAASYGAAGKLSGAGGGDGCILFAPDAQVRAEMCKGLEARGFHTLPLDAEPGVRGEAQAEPRLRTWVDALS; this is encoded by the coding sequence ATGGAGCGCGCGCTCTCCGCGCCGGGCAAGCTGTTCCTCTCCGGTGAGTACGCCGTGCTGTGGGGCGGCGTGGCGAGGCTGGCGGCGGTGGCGCCGCGCACGGCCGCGTATGTCCGCCGACGCGCGGATGCCCGCGTGCACGTGTGCCTGGAGGAGGGGACGCTGGCGGGGAGCACTACGCCGCTGGGCGTGCGCTGGGAGCGCGAGGTCCCGGCCGGGTTCTCCTTCGTGGCGCGGGCGCTGGACGAGGCGCTTCGAGCGCATGGCCGCGCGAGCGCGGGTTTCGACCTGGCCGTGGCGCCGTCCGCGGTGGGACCGAATGGTCAGAAGCTGGGCATGGGTGGCAGTGCGTGCGCGACGGTGCTGGCGGCCGAGGGCGCGCGCTACGTGCTGGAGGAGCGCTACGACGCGCTGAAGCTGGCGTTGCTGGCGCACACGGCAGGGCAGGGCGGCAAGGGCAGCGGCGGGGATGTGGCGACGAGCTTCGCGGGGAGTGTGCTGCGCTACCGGCGCTACGACGTGGCGCCGCTGATTGAGGCGAGCAACACCGGACGGCTGCGCGCGGCCCTGGCGGAGTCGCCCTCCGTGGATGTGTGGCGACTGCCTTCGCCCCGGGTGTCCATGGCGTATGCCTTCACGGGTGAGAGCGCCTCGACGCGGGTGCTGATTGGCCAGGTGGAGGCACGGCTGGAGGCCTCGGGGCGGCAGCACTTCGTGGAGCGCTCTGATTTGCTGGGGCACGCCATCGAGGATGGGCTCGCGGGCGGTGACTTCCGGGCCTTCTCCGAGGCGGTGAAGGCGCAGCACGCGCTGCTGTTGGAGCTGGGGCCGCTGGAGACGGAGGGCATGCGCCGCGTGCTGGCCCTGGCGGCGAGCTACGGCGCGGCGGGGAAGCTGTCCGGCGCGGGTGGCGGCGACGGCTGCATCCTGTTCGCTCCGGATGCCCAGGTCCGTGCGGAGATGTGCAAGGGATTGGAAGCCCGGGGCTTCCACACCTTGCCGCTGGATGCCGAGCCCGGCGTTCGCGGTGAAGCCCAGGCGGAGCCTCGCCTGCGGACGTGGGTTGACGCGCTGAGCTGA
- a CDS encoding endonuclease/exonuclease/phosphatase family protein yields the protein MFKLVSSVVLSFLVSIGVFSPDEVERVSLVATTTTVATHNTLRGEANFRPLADVIGWQEVSTAEGHSKLEALEYYDHYRPGAERLGARNSIAISWRKNKYDMTGQGSRLTHEGEAGVTPSRFVNWVVLKNKQSGAKLAFINTHYISGAWNGQHPERQARWHTHNAVVREVVQELRGRGLPVVLVGDFNRAVSQDIAGMNHLRTAGVSGVPIDQIYVSQGIGTGPAERLEKYGSDHFAYSATVSY from the coding sequence GTGTTCAAGCTCGTATCCTCTGTCGTCCTCAGCTTCCTGGTCTCCATTGGCGTCTTCTCTCCCGACGAGGTAGAGAGGGTGTCGCTCGTCGCCACGACCACCACCGTCGCGACGCACAACACCCTGCGCGGGGAGGCGAACTTCAGGCCACTCGCGGACGTCATTGGTTGGCAGGAGGTGAGCACAGCGGAAGGACACTCCAAGCTCGAGGCGCTGGAGTACTACGACCACTATCGGCCCGGCGCGGAGCGGCTCGGAGCCCGGAACTCCATCGCCATCTCGTGGCGGAAGAACAAGTACGACATGACGGGGCAGGGCTCCCGGCTCACCCACGAAGGCGAGGCAGGGGTGACGCCTTCGCGGTTCGTCAATTGGGTCGTGCTGAAGAACAAGCAGTCCGGCGCGAAGCTGGCATTCATCAACACCCACTACATCTCCGGCGCATGGAATGGTCAGCACCCCGAGCGTCAGGCGCGTTGGCATACGCACAACGCAGTGGTGCGAGAGGTGGTCCAGGAGTTGCGCGGCCGAGGGCTCCCTGTCGTGCTGGTGGGTGACTTCAACCGTGCGGTGTCTCAGGACATCGCCGGCATGAACCACCTGCGCACGGCGGGCGTTTCCGGAGTGCCCATCGATCAAATCTACGTCAGTCAGGGCATCGGCACCGGCCCCGCCGAGCGCCTGGAGAAGTACGGCTCCGACCACTTCGCCTACTCCGCGACCGTGAGCTACTGA
- a CDS encoding glycosyltransferase family 39 protein, which produces MTTILRHPWAPLLLVGVGAWLLRVAAFFNRNGALGYPVDFDEGVYFSAAALLAHGVLPYRDYFFVHPPGIAVLWAPVAAFARVMDVDSVLAAVRWCVPALGALSTVLSGRIVQERWGTRAGVVAALVYAVHPEASASDRAMVLEPVLNLACLGMAWVLLRPAEGREAWRRDVGAGVLLATACAVKLTAGVWVLATVWALGGGGEWRRALRTVGAAAVAGLVWMGPFLVMAAEPLLEGLLRFQVLRPPDGVLEPSIRLRLLMGESHWGVSVLSLLGLAVALVRSRRRDAVAERLFSVAGLLTVAVFLSSKSFFSHYNASLAPVTAVLSGLGASWVLAWADQRSRRFAVAATGVLGLTALSTLSEAIRLSKQRDRGLLVIGGAIRAAVPADASLCAFEPGWAIAAGRLPGVPLGNPILVDPYGFMLHGAVGATARFATAAAAFEDESTQHTVKPLLERCDYLVLLGRGEWQLSAASERWVGERFTREGDVWKRRP; this is translated from the coding sequence GTGACAACCATTTTGCGGCATCCCTGGGCGCCCTTGCTCCTCGTGGGCGTGGGGGCGTGGCTCCTTCGCGTCGCGGCGTTCTTCAACCGGAACGGGGCGCTGGGCTACCCGGTGGACTTCGACGAAGGGGTCTACTTCAGCGCGGCCGCGCTCCTCGCGCACGGCGTGCTGCCGTACCGCGACTACTTCTTCGTCCATCCGCCCGGCATCGCCGTGCTTTGGGCTCCGGTGGCGGCGTTCGCTCGCGTCATGGACGTGGATTCGGTCCTCGCCGCGGTGCGGTGGTGTGTTCCCGCCCTGGGGGCGCTGAGCACGGTGTTGTCTGGCCGCATCGTCCAGGAGCGATGGGGAACACGCGCGGGTGTGGTGGCCGCGCTCGTCTACGCCGTCCATCCCGAGGCTTCCGCCTCGGACCGCGCCATGGTCCTGGAGCCGGTGCTCAACCTGGCGTGTCTGGGAATGGCCTGGGTGTTGTTGCGCCCAGCGGAAGGACGCGAAGCCTGGCGCCGTGATGTCGGCGCGGGCGTGCTGCTCGCGACCGCCTGTGCCGTCAAGCTGACGGCGGGCGTGTGGGTGCTGGCCACGGTGTGGGCGCTCGGAGGGGGCGGCGAGTGGCGACGGGCGCTGAGGACGGTGGGCGCCGCGGCGGTGGCCGGGCTCGTTTGGATGGGGCCTTTCCTGGTGATGGCGGCGGAGCCCCTGTTGGAAGGGCTCCTCCGGTTTCAAGTGCTGCGGCCTCCCGACGGGGTGCTGGAGCCCTCGATTCGCCTGCGCCTGCTGATGGGAGAGAGCCACTGGGGCGTTTCGGTGCTGAGCCTCTTGGGACTCGCCGTTGCCCTGGTGCGCTCCAGGCGGCGCGATGCGGTCGCGGAGCGGTTGTTCTCCGTGGCAGGGCTCCTGACGGTCGCCGTCTTCCTGTCGTCCAAGAGCTTCTTCAGCCACTACAACGCGAGCCTCGCGCCCGTGACGGCCGTGCTCTCGGGACTGGGCGCTTCGTGGGTGCTGGCCTGGGCGGACCAGCGCTCCCGGCGCTTCGCGGTGGCCGCAACGGGGGTACTGGGGCTCACCGCGCTCTCGACGTTGTCCGAGGCCATCCGTTTGTCCAAGCAGCGCGACCGTGGGCTCCTGGTCATCGGCGGTGCGATTCGCGCCGCCGTGCCGGCGGATGCCTCGCTCTGTGCCTTCGAGCCCGGGTGGGCCATCGCCGCGGGCCGCCTGCCCGGCGTGCCCTTGGGAAACCCCATCCTGGTCGACCCCTACGGCTTCATGCTGCACGGCGCGGTGGGCGCCACCGCGCGCTTCGCCACGGCGGCCGCGGCCTTCGAGGATGAAAGCACCCAGCACACCGTGAAGCCCCTGTTGGAGCGCTGCGACTACCTGGTCCTCCTCGGTCGAGGCGAATGGCAGTTGTCCGCGGCCAGCGAGCGCTGGGTGGGCGAGCGCTTCACGCGTGAAGGCGACGTGTGGAAGCGCCGCCCGTGA